One genomic region from Leifsonia sp. Root1293 encodes:
- a CDS encoding alcohol dehydrogenase catalytic domain-containing protein, whose product MRALTWQATGKVSVEEVPDPRIEEPTDAIVRITSTAICGSDLHLYDVLGPFLSKGDVLGHEPMGIVEEVGSAVTSLSVGDRVVIPFVIACGECYMCRRGLTTQCETTQNRASGTGADLYGYTELYGSVPGGQAEYLRVRRADANAYKVGEELADDRYLFLSDILPTAWQGVQYAQVPAGGTLAVLGLGPVGQFVARIGRHLGHRVIAIDPVVERRAMAERHGIETFDLTDDIVALIQDTTEGRGPHSVVDAVGLEAHGNPGTAFVQAAVGILPDAVAKPMMKKAGVDRLAALHLALDLVQRGGTVSLSGVYAGAADPMPLMSMFDKQISLRMGQCNVHTWRDELLPLVEDPSDPLGVEDLVTHRVRLDQAAEMYDVFKKKEDACIKVVIQP is encoded by the coding sequence ATGAGAGCTCTGACATGGCAAGCGACAGGCAAGGTGAGTGTGGAAGAGGTGCCCGACCCTCGGATCGAGGAACCGACCGATGCGATCGTGCGCATCACATCGACGGCGATCTGCGGCTCGGACCTCCACCTCTACGACGTGCTCGGCCCGTTCCTCAGCAAGGGCGACGTGCTCGGCCACGAACCCATGGGGATCGTCGAGGAGGTCGGCTCCGCGGTGACGTCGCTGTCCGTCGGCGACCGCGTCGTCATCCCCTTCGTGATCGCCTGCGGCGAGTGCTACATGTGCCGGCGCGGGCTCACCACTCAGTGTGAGACGACCCAGAACCGCGCGAGCGGCACGGGCGCCGACCTCTACGGGTACACCGAGCTCTACGGCTCCGTGCCGGGAGGACAGGCCGAGTACCTCCGAGTGCGCAGGGCCGATGCCAACGCCTACAAGGTCGGAGAGGAGCTCGCCGACGACCGGTACCTGTTCCTGAGCGACATCCTCCCCACGGCCTGGCAGGGCGTGCAGTACGCCCAGGTTCCCGCAGGCGGAACACTGGCGGTCCTCGGCCTCGGGCCCGTCGGGCAGTTCGTCGCCCGCATCGGTCGCCACCTCGGCCACCGCGTGATCGCCATCGACCCTGTCGTCGAGCGCCGAGCGATGGCCGAGCGCCACGGGATCGAGACCTTCGACCTCACCGACGACATCGTCGCGCTGATCCAGGACACCACCGAAGGGCGGGGACCGCATTCGGTGGTCGACGCCGTCGGTCTCGAAGCGCACGGCAACCCCGGAACGGCATTCGTGCAGGCGGCCGTCGGCATCCTTCCGGATGCCGTCGCGAAGCCGATGATGAAGAAGGCGGGCGTCGATCGCCTCGCCGCGCTGCACCTGGCACTCGACCTCGTGCAGCGGGGTGGCACGGTGTCGCTCAGCGGCGTCTACGCCGGGGCGGCCGACCCGATGCCGCTGATGAGCATGTTCGACAAGCAGATCTCCCTGCGCATGGGCCAGTGCAACGTCCACACGTGGCGGGATGAACTGCTGCCCCTCGTCGAGGACCCGAGCGATCCCCTCGGCGTTGAGGACCTCGTCACCCATCGGGTGCGCCTCGATCAGGCGGCCGAGATGTACGACGTCTTCAAGAAGAAGGAGGACGCATGCATCAAGGTGGTCATCCAGCCGTGA
- a CDS encoding serine/threonine-protein kinase, with the protein MSTTRRALAAPLLLDRYRPLSLIARGGMASVFRGRDEYLGRDVAIKVFSGGNDEHIETYRAELRMLAGLSHHGVVSIVDAGVDTSAPDDPRPFLVMQLVRGTTLRDRLAERAISVREIGEFGYEVAETLEYIHANGVIHRDITPSNVMIVNYGTQHARERAVLTDFGIAVATESAVFQSENITGTPAYLSPEQVRNLPLTTASDIYSLGLVLLECFTRTRAFPGIPVASAMARLNSAPAMPPETVPEPWRSLIDRMTARDPGRRPSAAEVGGELREALRELRPRRRS; encoded by the coding sequence ATGAGTACGACGAGGCGAGCCCTCGCCGCTCCCCTGCTGCTGGACCGCTATCGACCGCTCTCGCTGATCGCGCGCGGCGGCATGGCGTCGGTGTTCCGCGGACGCGACGAGTACCTCGGCCGCGACGTGGCCATCAAGGTGTTCAGCGGTGGCAACGATGAGCACATCGAGACCTACCGCGCCGAGCTGCGCATGCTCGCCGGGCTGAGCCATCACGGAGTCGTCTCCATCGTCGACGCGGGTGTCGACACCTCGGCCCCCGACGACCCGCGTCCTTTCCTCGTCATGCAGTTGGTGCGCGGCACCACCCTGCGCGACAGGCTGGCGGAGCGCGCCATCTCGGTGCGCGAGATCGGCGAGTTCGGTTACGAGGTGGCCGAGACCCTCGAGTACATCCATGCGAACGGCGTGATCCACCGCGACATCACGCCCTCGAACGTGATGATCGTGAACTACGGCACGCAGCACGCCCGGGAGAGAGCTGTGCTCACCGACTTCGGCATCGCGGTGGCCACGGAGTCGGCGGTCTTCCAGTCGGAGAACATCACCGGAACGCCCGCCTATCTCAGCCCGGAGCAGGTGCGCAACCTGCCTCTCACCACCGCGTCCGACATCTACTCCCTCGGACTCGTCCTTCTGGAGTGCTTCACCCGTACCCGGGCCTTTCCCGGCATCCCCGTCGCGTCGGCCATGGCGCGCTTGAACAGCGCCCCGGCGATGCCTCCCGAGACCGTGCCCGAACCGTGGCGGTCGCTGATCGATCGCATGACGGCGCGCGATCCCGGCCGGCGCCCCTCTGCAGCAGAGGTGGGCGGCGAACTGCGCGAGGCCCTGCGCGAGCTTCGGCCCCGACGTCGGTCCTGA